One Tamlana carrageenivorans genomic region harbors:
- a CDS encoding GlmU family protein yields the protein MNYILFDGPSRNNLLPFTYTRPVADIRVGILTIREKWESFLDCTSTTVTEDYLSDKFPMVEMEDNVMINASYLPSLELVEMIKELQENQAIFNGEDVIAFFVKEEQEDIDFDVYEAIEFEAETIQINHTWDIFSKNGEAIQEDFDLITEGRKSQPIPSSNHIIAPENIFIEDGARLEFVTLNASNGPIYIGKNTEIMEGAIIRGPFALCDHATVKMGAKIYGPTTVGPYSKVGGEINNSVLFGYSNKGHDGFLGNSVLGEWCNLGADTNNSNLKNNYAEVRLWDYQTESFAKTGLQFCGLMMGDHSKCGINTMFNTGTVIGVSANIFGSGFPRNFVPSFSWGGSSGFTTYLTKKAFEVAKVVMSRRNIDLTEQDMAILEHVFEVSKKFRRD from the coding sequence ATGAACTACATTCTTTTTGATGGCCCTTCCCGTAACAACCTGTTACCTTTTACTTATACAAGACCTGTTGCTGATATTCGTGTTGGTATTTTAACCATTCGAGAGAAGTGGGAATCCTTTTTAGATTGTACCAGTACGACGGTAACGGAAGATTATTTGTCTGATAAGTTTCCAATGGTTGAAATGGAAGACAATGTGATGATTAATGCCTCATATCTTCCAAGTCTAGAGTTGGTAGAAATGATTAAAGAACTTCAAGAGAATCAGGCGATTTTTAATGGTGAGGATGTGATAGCTTTTTTTGTGAAAGAAGAGCAAGAGGATATTGATTTTGATGTTTATGAAGCGATAGAGTTTGAAGCAGAAACCATTCAGATTAATCATACTTGGGACATTTTTTCGAAAAACGGCGAGGCGATTCAGGAAGATTTTGATCTCATTACCGAAGGAAGAAAATCCCAACCCATTCCCTCTAGTAACCATATTATTGCTCCAGAAAATATTTTTATTGAAGATGGTGCACGTCTAGAGTTTGTTACTTTGAACGCCTCTAATGGTCCTATTTATATCGGTAAAAACACCGAAATTATGGAAGGTGCTATTATTAGAGGACCTTTTGCTTTATGCGACCATGCCACAGTGAAAATGGGTGCTAAAATATACGGACCAACAACGGTTGGACCATATAGCAAAGTAGGGGGTGAAATAAATAATTCTGTTTTATTTGGATATTCTAACAAAGGGCATGATGGCTTTTTAGGGAATTCGGTATTAGGGGAATGGTGTAATCTTGGCGCCGATACCAATAATTCTAATTTAAAAAATAATTATGCCGAAGTGCGCTTATGGGACTATCAAACCGAGAGTTTTGCAAAAACAGGATTGCAGTTTTGCGGACTTATGATGGGCGATCACAGTAAATGTGGTATTAATACCATGTTTAATACCGGTACGGTAATAGGAGTGAGCGCTAATATTTTTGGAAGCGGATTTCCAAGAAACTTTGTGCCTAGTTTTAGTTGGGGTGGGAGTAGTGGCTTTACGACTTATTTAACCAAAAAGGCTTTTGAAGTTGCTAAAGTAGTGATGTCCAGAAGAAATATAGACCTTACCGAACAAGACATGGCAATTTTAGAGCATGTATTTGAAGTTTCTAAAAAGTTTAGACGGGATTAG
- a CDS encoding type B 50S ribosomal protein L31: MRKEIHPENYRIVAFKDMSNDDVFLTKSTAETNETLEVDGVEYPLIKMEISRTSHPFYTGKSKLVDTAGRIDKFKTKYAKFKK, from the coding sequence ATGAGAAAAGAGATACATCCAGAAAATTATAGAATTGTAGCATTTAAAGATATGTCTAACGACGATGTGTTTTTAACAAAGTCTACAGCAGAAACTAACGAAACTCTTGAAGTTGATGGTGTAGAGTATCCATTAATAAAAATGGAGATTTCTAGAACATCGCACCCGTTCTACACTGGTAAATCTAAATTAGTAGATACAGCTGGTAGAATTGATAAATTCAAAACTAAGTACGCTAAGTTTAAAAAATAA
- a CDS encoding DUF4199 domain-containing protein gives MENSLKSIAANYGLYLGALLALITILAYAIDLELLVDTWVGVFIMIAIIVFGIISVAKVKQAQQGFASFKQAFTAYFITVLIGLLISTLVSFLLFNFIDTDATDILKQKTIEKTVSMLEGFNTPVEAIDQAVTEIESQNQYSIGNILKGLFGYLMVFSIVGLIVAAAMKKSNPEAE, from the coding sequence ATGGAAAATTCTTTAAAATCAATTGCAGCAAACTACGGCCTATACCTTGGCGCTTTACTCGCTTTAATCACTATTTTAGCTTACGCAATAGATTTAGAATTGCTTGTTGACACTTGGGTTGGTGTCTTTATTATGATAGCCATTATTGTTTTCGGAATTATTTCTGTAGCAAAAGTAAAACAGGCTCAGCAAGGCTTTGCCTCTTTTAAACAAGCCTTTACAGCTTACTTTATAACCGTGTTAATTGGATTATTAATTAGCACTTTGGTATCTTTCCTTCTATTCAATTTTATTGACACAGATGCTACCGATATATTGAAACAAAAGACTATCGAAAAAACGGTAAGCATGTTAGAAGGCTTTAATACACCTGTTGAAGCAATCGACCAAGCTGTTACTGAAATTGAATCACAAAACCAATATTCAATAGGTAACATTCTTAAAGGTCTGTTTGGTTATCTTATGGTTTTTAGCATTGTAGGTTTAATAGTTGCAGCAGCCATGAAAAAAAGTAACCCAGAGGCCGAATAA
- a CDS encoding glycosyltransferase family 2 protein, whose amino-acid sequence MNISVVIPLLNEQDSLTELHDWIARVMLTNQFSYEIIFIDDGSTDDSWKVISGLASQDIHVKGIRFLKNYGKSQALHAGFEKAQGEVVITMDADLQDNPDEIPELYHMIKVEGYDLVSGWKKKRYDSVLSKNLPSKLFNWAARKTSGVKLNDFNCGLKAYKLEVVKNIDVNGEMHRYIPVLSKNAGFRNIGEKVVQHQARKYGVTKFGIDRFLHGFLDLITIWFLSRFGKRPMHLFGALGFVMFTIGFAFAFYLGLDKLWFNPEGRLITERPQFYISLSTMIIGTQFFVAGFLGEIILRTKQDKKRYTIKGALNLN is encoded by the coding sequence ATGAACATATCTGTAGTAATTCCACTACTTAACGAACAGGACTCTTTAACCGAACTTCATGATTGGATTGCACGTGTGATGCTTACCAATCAGTTTTCTTATGAAATCATCTTTATTGACGATGGCAGTACCGATGATTCTTGGAAGGTTATTTCCGGTTTAGCTTCTCAAGACATCCACGTAAAAGGTATTAGGTTTTTAAAAAATTACGGGAAATCTCAAGCGCTTCATGCTGGTTTTGAAAAAGCTCAAGGTGAAGTGGTAATTACCATGGACGCCGATTTACAAGACAATCCCGATGAAATCCCAGAGCTTTATCATATGATAAAAGTAGAAGGTTACGATCTGGTTTCGGGATGGAAAAAGAAACGTTATGATTCTGTACTGTCTAAAAACTTACCTTCTAAACTGTTTAATTGGGCAGCCAGAAAAACCTCTGGTGTAAAATTGAACGATTTTAACTGCGGCTTAAAAGCTTATAAACTAGAGGTTGTAAAAAACATCGATGTCAATGGTGAAATGCACCGCTATATCCCTGTGCTTTCTAAAAACGCAGGTTTTAGAAATATTGGTGAAAAAGTGGTACAACACCAGGCTCGAAAATATGGCGTTACTAAATTTGGAATCGATAGGTTTTTACATGGTTTTCTAGATCTTATTACCATTTGGTTTTTATCCCGTTTTGGCAAACGCCCTATGCATTTATTTGGAGCTTTAGGTTTTGTCATGTTCACCATTGGTTTTGCATTTGCTTTTTATTTAGGTTTAGACAAACTTTGGTTTAACCCTGAAGGCAGACTCATAACCGAACGCCCACAATTCTACATCTCCCTTTCAACCATGATTATAGGAACACAATTTTTTGTTGCTGGTTTTTTAGGAGAAATTATTTTACGAACCAAACAAGACAAAAAACGCTATACTATTAAAGGCGCATTAAATTTAAATTAA